The proteins below come from a single Dermacentor albipictus isolate Rhodes 1998 colony chromosome 7, USDA_Dalb.pri_finalv2, whole genome shotgun sequence genomic window:
- the LOC135921535 gene encoding uncharacterized protein: protein MLPDVEALGAFQMNHVWAVTLKTTEAKNRLLSATEVIVKERRCLVVDPNNQDVRLKLHWVLHYVDDEDIRTAFAPYGRVTEVARERWRTEGLSDKGSTTRIISLQLKAGYTKEDIPHQLRVAGDLTLVVVAGRAPLCLRCKGTGHIRRECRAPRCALCRRFGHAEEECVKTYAKVTGRSAWDDNAELQMDESEAEDVSTSKTREPEQEETPPSSHSPNVNKEEEDNGEQVVQPALPPTSNTSASNSSGKKPTKSQSMPLEKSEDVNMKDSRTGAGKRTREETAAANAASNEPTVSEPPTKAAQGRRTSFKPKPNVPPDRHFPGGT, encoded by the coding sequence atgctccctGACGTTGAAGCGTTAGGGGCATTCCAAATGAACCATGTGTGGGCGGTCACGCTGAAGACTACGGAGGCTAAGAATAGGTTGCTTTCTGCAACTGAAGTGATCGTGAAGGAGCGCCGTTGTCTCGTCGTAGATCCAAACAACCAAGATGTTCGACTAAAGCTGCATTGGGTCCTTCACTATGTGGACGACGAAGACATACGGACCGCGTTTGCACCCTACGGAAGAGTCACCGAAGTCGCAAGAGAGCGATGGCGAACGGAAGGGTTGTCGGACAAAGGCTCTACTACGCGTATTATCAGTCTTCAGCTCAAGGCAGGCTACACGAAGGAAGACATCCCACATCAACTACGAGTGGCAGGTGACCTGACATTGGTCGTGGTGGCTGGAAGAGCTCCACTCTGCCTACGGTGTAAAGGGACTGGCCACATACGACGCGAATGTCGTGCTCCTCGGTGCGCGTTGTGCAGACGTTTTGGCCACGCTGAGGAAGAGTGCGTGAAGACTTATGCGAAGGTCACAGGCCGATCTGCGTGGGACGACAACGCAGAGCTACAAATGGACGAATCGGAAGCTGAGGATGTTTCTACCAGCAAGACCAGAGAACCCGAACAAGAGGAAACGCCCCCTTCGTCGCATTCACCCAACGTTAACAAAGAGGAAGAGGATAACGGTGAGCAAGTTGTACAACCTGCGCTGCCTCCCACGTCGAATACCAGCGCGTCCAACAGTTCAGGGAAAAAACCCACCAAGAGTCAGTCAATGCCTCTAGAGAAATCCGAAGATGTCAACATGAAGGATTCGAGGACCGGTGCAGGGAAGAGAACACGCGAGGAAACAGCAGCAGCGAACGCGGCCTCAAACGAGCCCACTGTCAGCGAGCCACCCACTAAAGCGGCCCAAGGACGCCGCACAAGCTTCAAGCCAAAGCCCAACGTACCACCGGACCGTCATTTTCCGGGGGGCACGTAG